In Dryobates pubescens isolate bDryPub1 chromosome 19, bDryPub1.pri, whole genome shotgun sequence, the following are encoded in one genomic region:
- the LOC128898159 gene encoding fibulin-7-like produces the protein MMLLIPLPAWLALGILQLCLSSAQECLSPQQALSAVRQMQKLLAAQEAAQLRGVRGLRQQLSLLQSRLQRPAAKRNETCPPPAVPPHGRLLGRSLRVGHDLHFVCDAGFRLVGSETRTCRHDRRWSGTQPFCRSIDDCSSSPCANGGTCVDGDQSYTCLCPRGWSGPSCQSPVYAYWVALNSTSFSRQPRCAQGRSGSRRCSCDSGFQLRASGVCHDVDECQLFQSSPQTRLCAHSCLNLPGSYRCLCPPGYLLHADGNTCEDVNECAEKQHNCTQGELCINTFGGHRCVRPKCPPPRHNTSYVKTSAFQCERSPCPTESRSCRLAATSISFHYLPLQANRTVPHVLFTMSTARGVGDSLRFAIVGGRGQDVFAVRRSDRQTAELVLSSPVAGPAALEVELEMSEFSRRLLLAKHIFKVTTFVSAYEF, from the exons atgaTGCTCCTCAtcccactgccagcctggctggccctgggcatcctgcagctgtgcctctcCAGCGCCCAG GAGTGCCTGAGCCCGCAGCAGGCGCTGAGCGCGGTGCGGCagatgcagaagctgctggcGGCGCAGGAGGCTGCGCAGCTGCGGGGCGTGCGGGGGCTccggcagcagctcagcctcctgcagagccgCCTGCAGAGACCGGCCGCCAAACGCAACG AGACCTGCCCGCCGCCGGCGGTGCCGCCGCACGGGCGGCTGCTGGGTCGCAGCCTGCGGGTGGGCCACGACCTCCACTTCGTCTGCGACGCCGGGTTCCGGCTGGTGGGCTCGGAGACGCGGACCTGCCGGCACGACCGCCGCTGGAGCGGCACCCAGCCCTTCTGCAGAA GTATTGACgactgctccagcagcccctgcgcCAACGGCGGGACCTGTGTGGATGGCGACCAGAGCTACACGTGCCTCTGCCCGCGGGGGTGGTCcggccccagctgccagagccccGTCTACGCCT ACTGGGTGGCACTGAACAGCACGTCCTTCAGCCGCCAGCCCCGCTGTGCCCAGGGCCGCTCCGGCTCCCGGCGCTGCAGCTGCGACTCTGGCTTCCAGCTGCGAGCCAGCGGCGTGTGCCACG ACGTGGATGAGTGTCAGCtcttccagtccagcccccagaCCCGGCTTTGCGCCCACAGCTGCCTCAACCTGCCCGGCTCCTACcgctgcctctgcccccccgGCTACCTGCTCCACGCAGACGGCAACACCTGCGAGG ACGTGAACGAGTgtgctgagaagcagcacaaCTGCACCCAGGGCGAGCTTTGCATCAACACCTTCGGGGGCCACCGCTGCGTGCGCCCCAAGTGCCCTCCCCCCCGCCACAACACCAGCTACGTCAAGACCTCTGCCTT CCAGTGCGAGAGGAGCCCCTGCCCCACGGAGAGCCGAAGCTGCCGCCTGGCCgccacctccatctccttccaCTACCTGCCGCTGCAGGCCAACCGCACGGTGCCCCACGTCCTCTTCACCATGTCCACCGCCCGCGGCGTGGGGGACAGCCTGCGCTTCGCCATCGTGGGCGGCCGCGGCCAGGACGTCTTCGCGGTGCGGCGCTCGGACCGGCAGACGGCGGAGCTGGTGCTCAGCAGCCCCGTGGCGGGGCCGGCCGCGCTGGAGGTGGAGCTGGAGATGAGCGAATTCTCCcgcaggctcctgctggccaagcaTATCTTCAAGGTCACCACCTTCGTGTCCGCCTACGAGTTCTGA